Proteins encoded in a region of the Vicia villosa cultivar HV-30 ecotype Madison, WI linkage group LG5, Vvil1.0, whole genome shotgun sequence genome:
- the LOC131602773 gene encoding uncharacterized protein LOC131602773, which translates to MSKKKVSGSTMTLKDFHGGSIPSDLPLPSAPGVTVRPSDRVGYDRSASWGAPMGRPDHWSRPHTSPATRHFDDKSLFLPHSTQIGRNFDEDERKPLDGSSAPRRMISDESFRAALPSRVEVKRSSSLSRQVAPVSPVGNVNSYSARLTETVHVGVNSQSFGGSKEHGSVANASGGGGGYPNAWSTRKEVVGAVESEQAAWSSANAVSKLTHASALDKVASGRWQSVHYQTDVEAVRPSEVESRPHGYINSNRMDVVRQNEHSDEMLARHAERSLGIDNQMRGGRNELLEHDRSGVSKYSDIRPRSVGQFSDRVQPARTDAKVVSSESQHHIASEPIERPKLKLLPRTKPLESSEPSVTEHTQGYRQVNDSSHVEPAYQGHVHANLVKPVLAGTESGKDLGQRPKLNLKPLKPRPEVYEQSEGNRERDRNALFGGARPRELVLKERGVDDVAIKNYDVVESSNRVEQNILRSEKPHDQPIQTRYGEKTDDGLNQRTGRKPERKEQKVDGDRALGQRKNWRNGDNNNNNNNNNRRNLRETDRQQVSERQSSPETWRKPVESSQDAGGPRHGRAASAVELAQAFSKSVSDPKVNDKFSGQRDLNNGRPQVPFSRLVGPTTTSRPQINGY; encoded by the exons ATGTCGAAGAAGAAAGTTAGTGGAAGCACCATGACGCTCAAGGACTTCCACGGCGGTTCTATACCTTCTGATCTCCCTCTTCCTTCGGCTCCCGGCGT AACTGTGAGGCCTTCGGACAGGGTTGGTTATGACCGGTCTGCGTCGTGGGGAGCCCCGATGGGGAGGCCGGATCATTGGTCTCGGCCACATACGTCGCCTGCGACTAGGCATTTCGATGATAAGTCCTTGTTTCTTCCGCATAGTACTCAAATTGGGAGGAATTTTGATGAGGATGAGAGGAAGCCGCTGGATGGAAGTTCGGCCCCGAGGAGAATGATAAGTGATGAGAGCTTCCGTGCTGCTCTGCCTTCTCGTGTTGAGGTGAAGAGAAGTAGTTCATTGAGTAGGCAGGTGGCTCCCGTGTCACCTGTTGGGAATGTTAATTCGTACTCGGCCAGGCTTACCGAGACAGTTCATGTGGGAGTAAATTCTCAGAGTTTTGGAGGTAGTAAGGAGCATGGATCGGTTGCTAATGCttctggtggtggtggtggttatCCAAATGCGTGGTCAACGAGGAAGGAGGTGGTGGGTGCTGTTGAGTCGGAACAAGCTGCTTGGTCTTCTGCTAATGCTGTTTCCAAGTTGACTCATGCTAGTGCCCTTGATAAGGTGGCTTCTGGTAGATGGCAGTCGGTTCATTATCAGACAGATGTTGAGGCGGTCAGACCTTCCGAAGTGGAGAGTAGACCGCATGGGTATATTAATAGCAATAGGATGGATGTAGTGCGTCAAAATGAGCATTCTGATGAAATGCTAGCCAGACATGCTGAAAGGAGTTTAGGTATTGATAATCAGATGCGAGGTGGTAGGAATGAATTACTCGAACATGATAGATCGGGAGTTTCCAAGTATTCAGATATTCGTCCGAGAAGTGTAGGTCAGTTTTCTGACAGAGTTCAGCCTGCTCGAACTGATGCCAAAGTTGTTAGCTCTGAATCACAGCACCATATAGCTTCTGAACCAATTGAGCGACCTAAACTGAAGTTGCTTCCAAGAACAAAGCCGCTGGAAAGTTCAGAACCTTCTGTTACAGAACACACCCAG GGATATCGTCAAGTTAATGATTCTAGCCATGTTGAACCTGCTTATCAGGGACATGTGCATGCCAATCTTGTGAAGCCAGTTTTGGCTGGAACTGAAAGTGGGAAGGATTTAGGACAGCGTCCAAAGCTGAATCTGAAGCCTCTGAAGCCCCGGCCTGAGGTCTATGAACAGTCCGAAGGAAACAGGGAAAGAGACAG GAACGCATTATTTGGTGGAGCTCGCCCTCGAGAATTA GTTTTGAAGGAGCGAGGGGTTGATGATGTTGCAATCAAAAACTATGATGTGGTTGAGAGTTCAAACAG GGTTGAACAAAACATTTTGAGGTCCGAGAAACCTCATGATCAACCAATCCAAACTCGATATGGTGAAAAAACCGACGATGGTCTCAATCAAAGAACAGGCCGGAAACCTGAAAGGAAGGAGCAAAAGGTAGATGGTGACAGGGCTCTTGGACAGAGGAAGAATTGGCGCAATGgtgataacaataataataataataacaataataggaGAAACCTGAGGGAAACTGATAGGCAGCAAGTCTCTGAGAGGCAATCTTCACCTGAAACATGGCGCAAGCCTGTGGAATCATCTCAAGATGCCGGTGGCCCACGCCATGGTAGAGCAGCTTCAGCAGTTGAGCTTGCTCAAGCATTCTCAAAATCCGTGTCAGATCCGAAAGTAAATGATAAGTTTTCAGGTCAAAGGGATTTGAACAATGGAAGGCCACAAGTGCCCTTTTCACGGCTTGTTGGTCCTACTACTACTTCAAGACCTCAGATAAATGGTTATTAA
- the LOC131602772 gene encoding uncharacterized protein LOC131602772, producing MLEKIGLPPKPSLRGNNWVVDASNCQGCSAQFTFINRKHHCRRCGGLFCGSCTQQRMNLRGQGDSPVRICEPCKKLEEAARFELRQGRRAGRGSLKSAPREEDEILNQILGQNEEPLSLGIRSTSDKGRSGQRSVGVTSSSSTKGFSIHDDEDIQKIISNERTNSLGIDVESTTPDELRQQALAEKSRYKILKGDGKSDEALRAFKRGKELERQADALEIQLRKAARKKVLPSENVSDMHIKDIPVESGRKIKSLPKNDKDKDDLTSELRELGWSELDLHKEDKKSANLSLEGELSSLIGETFAKTGEEKGSRIDKSEVVAMKRKALTLKREGKLAEAKEELKRAKILEKQLEEQELLGDAEDSDDELSALIRGMDDDKEFSNLHGREHDFDFDNLLGISDNLDGNLEVTDEDLMDPELAGALESLGWTEPENTSSKSQTFDKEALLSEIQSLKREAVNQKRAGNTEEAMALLKKSKLLERDLNNIGSDDDNTMLKKFTPVRKSESSEVTGNEKNNNATSTVAPKSRLMIQRELLNSKKKVLTLKREGKMNEAEEEMRKGAALEHQLLEMDNAPSHKSTLMNTDNILHAASRNPPVEEGSEDDVTDKDMSDPTYLSLLTDLGWNDDNDKPSNSSNKPLKKYDDNFIPIDNTSQSKHSTDIPFEAPRRSKVELQRELLSLKRKALALRREGKTEDAEEVLKMAKTLEAKIEEMDALKNKVQVEAPMKKELFNSPVDTAVDEERDVVVSEEDMHDPTLNSMLTNLGWKDDGFEPVTIKEEPVKDATSTVTTKRNKGEIQKELLVLKRKALALRRKGEIEEADDILRMAKNLEAQMEDFESQNKDSLLNTSLDKKSVPSESSDFQERHGSWGVAAEVGNNSASSMAGSLKNGVESDNFSPATFHFADDKHPISSEVGASGENLAKKMKVEKINGHRSSSGHSVHMPDLLTGDGCSSSEMLSQNQKEEYKAGSASLSQAGSNIHLDSSANLSQDQSNTSQSNAVPDYASQDDPSLRQEILAHKRKALALKREGKLTEARDELRQAKLLEKRLEDGSVQPNTASTSNVSNASNTVQKKQDSPSAAAPSAAAASVAAPSTTAKPLTSRDRFKLQQESLAHKRQALKLRRDGRTEEAEAEFERAKAIETQLEELAAHDANKSDAVDDVTVEDFLDPQLLSALKSVGLEGLNVASKKSPEKQETVKSVAKIENSNQEKIQLEERIKEEKLKAVSLKRSGKQAEALDALRRSKMYEKKLNSLTAG from the exons ATGTTGGAGAAGATCGGGTTGCCCCCAAAGCCCTCGCTTCGAGGAAATAATTGGGTCGTGGATGCGTCTAATTGCCAGGGATGTTCCGCTCAATTCACCTTCATCAATCGCAAG caCCACTGTAGAAGGTGCGGGGGCCTGTTTTGTGGAAGTTGTACCCAACAAAGAATGAATTTACGTGGACAGGGTGATTCGCCTGTACGAATATGTGAACCTTGTAAGAAGCTTGAAGAGGCAGCACGGTTTGAGCTGAGACAGGGACGCAGGGCTGGGAGAG GAAGCTTGAAATCAGCACCTAGAGAAGAAGATGAAATTCTGAACCAGATTCTTGGTCAAAATGAGGAGCCCCTCTCATTAGGGATACGGTCAACCAGTGACAAAGGTCGTAGTGGCCAAAGATCAGTTGGTGTTACATCTTCCTCAAGTACTAAAGGATTTTCCATTCATGACGATGAAGATATACAAAAGATTATATCAAATGAAAGGACTAATAGTTTGGGTATTGATGTTGAATCCACCACTCCTGATGAGTTACGCCAGCAAGCTTTAGCAGAAAAAAGCAGGTATAAAATTCTAAAAGGAGATGGGAAGTCTGATGAAGCCTTGAGAGCTTTTAAGAGAGGAAAGGAGCTTGAGAGGCAGGCAGATGCTTTGGAAATTCAGCTAAGGAAGGCGGCTCGGAAGAAGGTGCTGCCTTCTGAAAACGTGTCTGATATGCATATCAAAGATATTCCTGTAGAGTCTGGCAGGAAAATAAAGTCACTTCCTAAGAATGATAAGGATAAGGATGATCTTACTTCAGAACTTAGAGAACTGGGATGGTCTGAATTGGATCTACACAAGGAAGATAAAAAATCAGCAAATTTGAGCTTGGAGGGTGAACTCTCATCATTAATTGGAGAAACCTTTGCAAAAACAGGTGAAGAAAAGGGCAGCAGGATCGACAAGTCTGAGGTTGTTGCCATGAAAAGGAAGGCTCTAACGCTGAAGCGTGAAGGTAAGCTTGCAGAAGCTAAAGAGGAATTGAAAAGAGCTAAAATTTTAGAAAAGCAACTGGAAGAGCAAGAACTCCTTGGTGATGCTGAAGATTCTGATGATGAGCTGTCAGCATTAATTCGTGGCATGGATGATGATAAAGAATTTTCAAATCTGCATGGTCGTGAgcatgattttgattttgataatcTCTTGGGCATTTCTGATAATCTTGATGGTAATTTAGAAGTGACCGATGAGGATTTGATGGACCCTGAGTTGGCTGGTGCTCTGGAATCACTAGGTTGGACTGAACCTGAAAATACATCTTCCAAATCTCAAACCTTTGACAAAGAAGCATTGCTTAGTGAAATTCAGTCATTGAAAAGAGAGGCTGTTAATCAAAAGCGAGCTGGTAACACTGAAGAAGCAATGGCGTTATTGAAAAAGTCAAAGTTATTGGAAAGGGATCTTAACAACATTGGGTCTGATGACGataataccatgttaaaaaaatTCACTCCTGTTAGGAAAAGTGAGAGTTCTGAAGTTACCGGTAATGAGAAAAATAATAATGCCACTTCCACGGTGGCACCCAAAAGCCGGTTGATGATTCAGAGAGAGCTTTTGAATTCGAAAAAGAAGGTTCTCACATTGAAAAGGGAAGGGAAAATGAATGAAGCAGAAGAAGAAATGCGCAAGGGTGCAGCTCTTGAGCATCAACTGCTGGAGATGGATAATGCTCCAAGTCATAAATCAACATTGATGAATACTGATAATATCTTGCATGCAGCAAGTAGAAATCCGCCAGTTGAGGAAGGAAGTGAAGATGATGTTACAGATAAAGACATGTCTGATCCAACATATCTTTCACTCCTTACAGACTTGGGTTGGAATGATGACAATGATAAACCTTCTAATTCTTCGAACAAGCCTTTGAAGAAATATGATGATAATTTTATTCCAATCGATAATACTTCTCAAAGTAAGCATTCTACAGATATCCCCTTTGAAGCACCAAGAAGAAGTAAGGTTGAACTTCAGAGGGAACTTTTGAGCTTAAAAAGAAAGGCCCTTGCTCTAAGGCGGGAAGGAAAAACTGAAGATGCTGAAGAAGTTCTTAAAATGGCCAAAACATTAGAAGCAAAGATAGAAGAGATGGATGCTCTGAAGAATAAAGTGCAGGTTGAGGCTCCTATGAAGAAAGAACTCTTTAATTCTCCAGTTGACACGGCAGTTGATGAAGAAAGGGATGTGGTTGTTTCAGAAGAGGATATGCACGACCCAACCTTGAATTCAATGCTTACTAATCTAGGGTGGAAAGATGATGGATTTGAGCCCGTGACCATAAAAGAAGAACCAGTTAAGGATGCTACTAGCACTGTTACGACTAAAAGGAACAAAGGAGAGATTCAAAAAGAACTCTTAGTGTTGAAAAGGAAGGCACTTGCTTTGAGGCGCAAAGGGGAAATAGAAGAGGCAGATGACATTTTAAGGATGGCCAAGAATCTGGAAGCCCaaatggaagactttgagagcCAAAACAAGGACTCGTTACTGAATACTTCCCTGGATAAAAAATCTGTTCCGTCTGAATCGTCTGATTTCCAGGAAAGACATGGAAGTTGGGGAGTTGCTGCTGAAGTCGGTAACAATTCAGCCTCATCCATGGCTGGTTCACTTAAGAATGGTGTTGAATCAGATAACTTTAGTCCTGCAACCTTTCATTTTGCAGATGATAAGCATCCAATATCTTCTGAGGTGGGTGCTTCAGGTGAAAATCTCGCAAAAAAGATGAAAGTGGAAAAAATCAATGGTCATAGGTCCTCAAGTGGTCATTCTGTGCATATGCCAGATTTACTTACTGGTGATGGTTGCAGCAGTTCTGAAATGTTGTctcaaaatcaaaaagaagaataTAAAGCTGGCTCAGCTAGTTTGTCTCAAGCTGGTTCTAATATTCATTTGGACTCCTCAGCAAATCTCAGCCAAGACCAATCAAACACAAGCCAGTCGAATGCTGTTCCAGATTATGCTTCTCAAGATGACCCTTCCTTGCGTCAAGAAATTTTGGCTCATAAAAGGAAAGCACTTGCTTTGAAAAGAGAAGGGAAACTAACAGAAGCCAGGGACGAACTCCGACAGGCCAAGCTGTTAGAGAAGAGGTTGGAGGATGGAAGCGTACAGCCAAACACCGCATCCACCAGCAATGTTTCCAATGCATCAAATACTGTGCAAAAGAAACAAGATTCACCAAGTGCTGCTGCCCCAAGTGCTGCTGCCGCAAGTGTTGCTGCACCAAGTACTACTGCAAAGCCTTTGACTAGTCGGGACCGTTTCAAGTTGCAGCAGGAGTCTCTGGCACACAAACGTCAAGCCCTAAAGCTACGGAGAGATGGCCGAACAGAGGAAGCCGAAGCCGAGTTTGAACGCGCAAAGGCAATTGAAACACAGTTGGAGGAGTTGGCTGCTCATGATGCCAATAAGTCTGATGCAGTAGATGATGTGACCGTTGAGGATTTTCTTGATCCTCAACTCTTATCTGCTCTGAAATCTGTTGGACTTGAAGGTCTAAATGTTGCATCGAAAAAAAGCCCAGAAAAACAAGAGACTGTGAAATCTGTTGCCAAAATTGAAAACTCTAACCAAGAGAAAATTCAGCTAGAAGAAAGAATCAAAGAAGAAAAGCTGAAAGCAGTTAGTTTGAAACGATCAGGAAAACAAGCTGAAGCTTTAGATGCTCTTCGACGTTCCAAAATGTATGAAAAGAAGCTGAATTCATTAACAGCTGGGTGA
- the LOC131605596 gene encoding uncharacterized protein LOC131605596, translating to MDSPKSLWFVEFGNDPSGVFRSVEATIDGEYEGRRSKRRSDDNHHESSVHHRAVQGRRPLRLSNHHLRRRGTTTATEISSTPVRRLLSVSRIVARSEKYGMYMLLDVNTEIYPINRKERFLLALSPSLVLNTKDGPVSIQEQFEYIMYGRLYDITADGLSRSPPEENTCYVRLTELSDKGWKGIK from the exons ATGGATAGTCCAAAGTCGTTATGGTTTGTGGAGTTTGGAAACGATCCAAGTGGTGTATTTCGTTCAGTTGAAGCCACTATTGATGGTGAATATGAAG GGAGAAGGAGTAAAAGAAGATCCGACGACAACCATCACGAGTCCTCCGTCCACCACCGAGCTGTTCAAGGCCGTCGTCCCCTCCGTTTGAGCAACCATCATCTCCGACGGCGAGGAACCACCACCGCGACCGAGATCTCCTCCACTCCGGTCCGCCGACTTCTTTCAG TTTCCCGGATCGTTGCACGGAGTGAGAAGTATGGCATGTACATGCTTCTAGATGTAAATACAGAAATTTATCCTATCAACAGAAAGGAAAGATTCTTGTTGGCTTTGTCTCCATCTCTTGTTTTAAATACCAAG GATGGCCCAGTTTCAATTCAAGAACAGTTTgaat ACATCATGTATGGAAGGTTATATGACATCACAGCTGATGGACTTTCACGTTCTCCGCCTGAAGA GAACACTTGCTATGTGAGGCTAACAGAGCTCTCAGACAAAGG ATGGAAGGGTATCAAATAA
- the LOC131602774 gene encoding transcription factor IIIA-like yields the protein MEETMLSDELPKFSDIRRYFCPYCNICRSKKTLITSHINSQHKEELEKAKVESEHEADVGLKDNTCEECGASFKKHAYLLQHMQSHSLERPYVCTLEDCNASYRRKDHLNRHLLQHQGKNFKCPIENCKSDFSLQSNLKRHLDEIHDENSTPARDGDNQKRFVCPEMGCGKVFRYASQLQKHEDSHVKLDTVDVVCLEPGCLKHFPNSECLKAHVKSYHQYVTCDTCGTKQLKKNMKRHLRTHETGTSSEPFKCEFKDCDCTFSTKSNLQKHEKAVHFEVRPFVCEFPNCGMRFAYKHVRDNHEKTAKHLFTLGDFEEADEDFRSRPRGGVKRKCPTVDMLIRKRDTPP from the exons ATGGAAGAAACTATGCTTAGCGACGAATTACCAAAATTCAGTGATATTAGACGCTATTTCTGCCCATACTGCAACATCTGTAGGtccaaaaaaaccctaattacCTCCCACATCAATTCCCAACACAAG GAAGAGTTGGAGAAAGCAAAAGTTGAATCTGAACATGAAGCAGATGTTGGTTTGAAAGATAATACATGTGAGGAGTGTGGTGCTAGTTTCAAAAAACATGCTTATTTGTTGCAGCATATGCAAAGCCATTCTCTTGAG AGGCCATATGTATGTACACTTGAGGATTGCAATGCAAGTTACAGAAGAAAGGACCATTTGAATCGTCACCTTCTACAGCATCAAGGGAAAAATTTCAAATGTCCTATTGAGAATTGTAAAAGTGATTTCTCTTTGCAAAGCAATTTGAAAAGACATCTTGACGAGATTCATGATGAAAATTCTACACCTGCTAGGGATGGTGATAATCAGAAGCGTTTTGTATGTCCTGAAATGGGTTGCGGAAAGGTTTTTCGATATGCATCACAGCTACAAAAGCATGAAGATTCTCATG TTAAGCTGGATACAGTTGACGTGGTGTGCTTAGAACCGGGTTGCTTGAAACATTTCCCCAATTCCGAGTGCCTTAAGGCTCATGTTAAGTCCTACCATCAATATGTAACCTGTGACACTTGTGGGACTAAGCaactgaagaagaacatgaaaAGGCATCTCCGTACACACGAAACCGGCACTTCATCAGAACCCTTTAAATGTGAATTTAAGGATTGTGACTGCACATTCTCAACT AAATCTAATCTTCAAAAGCATGAGAAGGCAGTACACTTTGAAGTAAGGCCTTTTGTGTGTGAATTTCCTAACTGTGGCATGAGATTTGCTTATAAACACGTGAGAGACAATCATGAAAAGACGGCAAAACATCTTTTTACCCTT GGTGATTTTGAAGAAGCTGATGAAGACTTCAGGTCAAGGCCAAGGGGAGGGGTGAAGAGAAAATGTCCTACAGTAGATATGTTGATTAGGAAGAGAGATACTCCACCTTaa